In Micrococcus luteus NCTC 2665, a single window of DNA contains:
- a CDS encoding Nif3-like dinuclear metal center hexameric protein yields MTVSRPAVPASPEHALAPPTLGHVLEVVQGLWPRELAEPWDAVGPVAGRPEAPVRTVLWALDPVQAVADEAVARGADLVVTHHPLLLRGTSSVAAVGHAAAAKGRLLHTLIEHRIALLAAHTNADAVVGGVSDVLARAVGVTGALSPLTTSAAGTGAEGIGRVGDLPEETDLAAFARAVHAALPATAGGVRVAGDPAQRIRRVAVCGGAGDSLFDAVRASGADVYVTADLRHHPASEARETAASGDGRPALVDVSHWASESLWLEHGARALEAALAERGLGVTTLFSDHRSDPWDFLVGGERADEGSHA; encoded by the coding sequence ATGACCGTGTCCCGTCCCGCCGTCCCCGCCTCGCCGGAGCACGCCCTGGCCCCACCGACGCTCGGGCACGTCCTCGAGGTCGTCCAGGGGCTGTGGCCGCGGGAGCTGGCGGAGCCGTGGGACGCCGTCGGGCCGGTGGCCGGGCGCCCGGAGGCGCCGGTGCGGACCGTCCTGTGGGCGCTGGACCCCGTGCAGGCCGTGGCCGACGAGGCCGTCGCCCGTGGGGCCGACCTCGTGGTCACCCACCACCCGCTCCTGCTGCGCGGGACCTCGTCCGTCGCCGCCGTCGGGCATGCCGCCGCCGCCAAGGGACGCCTGCTGCACACCCTGATCGAGCACCGCATCGCCCTGCTCGCCGCGCACACCAACGCCGACGCCGTCGTGGGCGGCGTCTCGGACGTGCTGGCCCGTGCCGTCGGCGTCACCGGAGCGCTCTCGCCCCTGACGACCTCCGCCGCCGGCACCGGGGCCGAAGGCATCGGCCGGGTGGGCGACCTGCCCGAGGAGACCGACCTGGCCGCCTTCGCCCGGGCCGTGCACGCGGCGCTGCCCGCCACGGCCGGCGGCGTGCGCGTGGCGGGCGACCCCGCCCAGCGCATCCGCCGCGTCGCCGTGTGCGGCGGCGCCGGAGACAGCCTCTTCGACGCGGTCCGCGCGTCCGGCGCGGACGTCTACGTGACCGCCGATCTGCGCCACCACCCGGCCTCGGAGGCCCGGGAGACGGCAGCGTCGGGGGATGGACGTCCCGCGCTCGTGGACGTCTCGCACTGGGCGAGCGAGTCCCTATGGCTCGAGCACGGCGCCCGCGCCCTGGAGGCCGCCCTGGCGGAGCGGGGACTGGGCGTCACCACCCTGTTCTCAGATCACCGCAGCGACCCCTGGGACTTCCTGGTCGGGGGAGAGCGGGCCGACGAGGGGAGTCACGCATGA
- a CDS encoding glyceraldehyde-3-phosphate dehydrogenase, which yields MADTASTQTPEWNTQQKLAEKMVPLLGTLYREHNVVTSIYGRSLVNRGVIDIIKAHRYARRVQEAPLSVESTYPLVEAMAAMDLGAATIDLAELAAKHKASGQDVQAFLDAELAEVKGKAGEGLGETQDVVLYGFGRIGRLLARILLDHAGGGSKLRLRAVVVRKNSEDDLIKRASLLRRDSIHGPFDGTIVVDEDRDVITANGTEIQVIYSNDPTTVDYTSYGIKDALVVDNTGRWRDDEGLSQHLQAKGAAKVLLTAPGKGEMKNIVFGVNSDDITPQDTIVSAASCTTNGITPVLKVIQDDYGIDHGHVETVHAYTNDQNLVDNFHKGARRGRAAGMNMVLTETGAAKAVAKALPELKGKLSGNAIRVPTPDVSMAILNLELTTPTSVEELNARLKQESLTGPLRGQVGYVDSPEVVSTDFVGSDRAGVVDGLATLVNNDGKNAILYVWYDNEYGYSHQVIRVVEKMAGQQVPAFPQA from the coding sequence GTGGCAGACACCGCCTCGACCCAGACCCCCGAGTGGAACACGCAGCAGAAGCTCGCGGAGAAGATGGTCCCCCTGCTGGGCACCCTGTACCGCGAGCACAACGTGGTCACCTCGATCTACGGGCGCTCCCTCGTGAACCGCGGCGTGATCGACATCATCAAGGCCCACCGTTACGCCCGCCGCGTGCAGGAGGCCCCGCTGAGCGTCGAGTCCACCTACCCCCTGGTCGAGGCCATGGCTGCGATGGACCTGGGCGCCGCCACCATCGACCTGGCCGAGCTGGCCGCCAAGCACAAGGCCTCGGGCCAGGACGTCCAGGCCTTCCTGGACGCCGAGCTCGCCGAGGTCAAGGGCAAGGCCGGTGAGGGCCTGGGCGAGACCCAGGACGTCGTGCTCTACGGCTTCGGTCGCATCGGCCGCCTGCTGGCCCGCATCCTCCTCGACCACGCCGGCGGTGGCTCCAAGCTGCGCCTGCGTGCCGTCGTCGTGCGCAAGAACTCGGAGGACGACCTGATCAAGCGCGCCTCCCTGCTGCGCCGCGACTCGATCCACGGCCCGTTCGACGGGACGATCGTGGTGGACGAGGACCGCGACGTGATCACCGCCAACGGCACCGAGATCCAGGTCATCTACTCGAACGACCCGACCACGGTGGACTACACCTCCTACGGCATCAAGGACGCGCTGGTCGTCGACAACACCGGACGCTGGCGCGACGACGAGGGCCTGTCCCAGCACCTGCAGGCCAAGGGCGCCGCGAAGGTCCTGCTGACGGCCCCGGGCAAGGGCGAGATGAAGAACATCGTGTTCGGCGTGAACTCGGACGACATCACGCCCCAGGACACGATCGTCTCGGCGGCCTCCTGCACCACCAACGGCATCACCCCGGTGCTCAAGGTCATCCAGGACGACTACGGCATCGACCACGGCCACGTGGAGACCGTGCACGCCTACACCAATGACCAGAACCTCGTGGACAACTTCCACAAGGGCGCCCGTCGTGGCCGTGCCGCCGGCATGAACATGGTGCTCACCGAGACCGGCGCCGCCAAGGCCGTGGCCAAGGCCCTGCCCGAGCTCAAGGGCAAGCTCTCCGGCAACGCCATCCGCGTCCCCACCCCGGACGTGTCCATGGCCATCCTGAACCTGGAGCTGACCACGCCCACCTCGGTGGAGGAGCTCAACGCCCGCCTGAAGCAGGAGTCCCTCACCGGCCCCCTGCGCGGCCAGGTCGGCTACGTGGACTCCCCGGAGGTCGTGTCCACCGACTTCGTCGGCTCGGACCGCGCCGGCGTCGTGGACGGCCTGGCGACCCTCGTGAACAACGACGGCAAGAACGCGATCCTCTACGTCTGGTACGACAACGAGTACGGCTACTCGCACCAGGTGATCCGCGTGGTGGAGAAGATGGCGGGCCAGCAGGTCCCCGCCTTCCCGCAGGCCTGA
- the cysK gene encoding cysteine synthase A, whose product MARILDDITQAVGGTPLVRLNRLAKDLPGDVAVKVEFYNPANSVKDRIGTAIVDAAEAAGELTPGGTIVEGTSGNTGIALAMVGAARGYRVILTMPETMSTERRVMLKAFGAEIVLTPGADGMRGALERAQEIVRSTPNSIWAQQFANQANIQAHYTGTGPEIWDASEGAVDVFIAGVGTGGTITGAGRYLREQKPDVKLIAVEPADSPILSGGQAGPHKIQGIGANFVPEILDTDLYDEVYPATFEESIETARRLGTEEGILGGISTGAIISAALKEAAKPESEGKLIVAIVCDFGERYISTALFEDIRG is encoded by the coding sequence ATGGCCCGCATCCTTGACGACATCACCCAGGCGGTCGGCGGCACGCCCCTGGTCCGGCTGAACCGCCTCGCGAAGGACCTGCCCGGCGACGTCGCCGTGAAGGTCGAGTTCTACAACCCGGCCAACTCGGTGAAGGACCGCATCGGCACCGCCATCGTCGACGCCGCGGAGGCGGCCGGCGAGCTGACCCCCGGCGGCACCATCGTGGAGGGCACCTCGGGCAACACCGGCATCGCCCTGGCCATGGTCGGCGCGGCGCGCGGCTACCGCGTGATCCTGACCATGCCCGAGACCATGTCCACCGAACGCCGCGTGATGCTCAAGGCGTTCGGCGCCGAGATCGTGCTGACCCCCGGTGCAGACGGCATGCGCGGGGCCCTCGAGCGCGCCCAGGAGATCGTCCGCAGCACCCCGAACTCCATCTGGGCCCAGCAGTTCGCGAACCAGGCCAACATCCAGGCCCACTACACGGGCACCGGCCCGGAGATCTGGGACGCGTCCGAGGGTGCCGTGGACGTGTTCATCGCCGGCGTCGGCACCGGCGGCACCATCACGGGCGCGGGCCGGTACCTGCGCGAGCAGAAGCCGGACGTGAAGCTCATCGCCGTCGAGCCGGCCGACTCCCCCATCCTCTCCGGCGGCCAGGCCGGCCCGCACAAGATCCAGGGCATCGGCGCGAACTTCGTGCCCGAGATCCTGGACACCGACCTCTACGACGAGGTCTACCCGGCCACCTTCGAGGAGTCCATCGAGACCGCCCGTCGGCTCGGGACCGAGGAGGGCATCCTCGGCGGCATCTCCACCGGCGCGATCATCTCGGCCGCCCTCAAGGAGGCCGCCAAGCCCGAGTCCGAGGGCAAGCTGATCGTCGCCATCGTGTGTGACTTCGGCGAGCGCTACATCTCCACCGCCCTCTTCGAGGACATCCGCGGCTGA
- the gndA gene encoding NADP-dependent phosphogluconate dehydrogenase — MTEQTTTVPVGAADIGVTGLAVMGANLARNFARHGYTVALHNRSRARTDQLVAEHGDEGAFVATETLAELVQSLAVPRRVLIMVKAGAPVDAVIDQLVPLLDEGDIVIDAGNSHYEDTRRREAALAEKGLHFVGVGVSGGEEGALHGPAIMPGGPEKSYEALGPMLEKISAQFEGEPCCAWVGTDGAGHYVKMVHNGIEYADMQVIGEAYDLLRRVGGLEPAEQAEVFTAWNQTDLASYLIEITAEVLAQVDAATGRPLVDVIVDEAGQKGTGRWTAISGLDVGSPVAAIAESVFARSLSSQRAVREVARETLAAGVDEEAQRAPQDTDTFVEDVRQALFASKLVAYAQGMDMLAAAAEEYGWSLDLGTIASLWRDGCIIRADLLDVIMQAFGGRDTSRHPAPGTRAPGQPLNLLFAPEFAQAIAEALPAWRRVVGTAVAAGVPVPVFSSALAYYDGLRADRLPAALVQGQRDYFGAHTYLRVDREGSFHTLWSGDRTEVDGEGVPVVMPQPTEGDPTQD; from the coding sequence ATGACCGAGCAGACCACCACCGTCCCCGTCGGCGCCGCCGACATCGGCGTCACGGGCCTGGCGGTGATGGGCGCGAACCTCGCCCGCAACTTCGCCCGCCACGGCTACACGGTGGCCCTGCACAACCGCAGCCGGGCGCGCACGGACCAGCTCGTGGCCGAGCACGGTGACGAGGGTGCGTTCGTGGCGACGGAGACGCTCGCCGAGCTCGTGCAGTCCCTCGCCGTGCCGCGCCGGGTGCTCATCATGGTCAAGGCGGGCGCCCCCGTGGACGCCGTCATCGACCAGCTCGTCCCCCTGCTGGACGAGGGCGACATCGTCATCGACGCCGGCAACTCCCATTACGAGGACACCCGCCGCCGCGAGGCGGCCCTCGCCGAGAAGGGCCTGCACTTCGTGGGCGTCGGTGTCTCCGGCGGCGAGGAGGGTGCCCTGCACGGTCCGGCGATCATGCCCGGCGGTCCGGAGAAGTCCTACGAGGCCCTCGGTCCGATGCTCGAGAAGATCTCCGCGCAGTTCGAGGGGGAGCCGTGCTGCGCCTGGGTCGGCACGGACGGCGCCGGCCACTACGTGAAGATGGTCCACAACGGCATCGAGTACGCGGACATGCAGGTCATCGGCGAGGCCTACGACCTGCTGCGCCGCGTGGGCGGCCTCGAGCCCGCCGAGCAGGCCGAGGTGTTCACGGCGTGGAACCAGACCGACCTGGCCTCCTACCTCATCGAGATCACGGCCGAGGTGCTCGCCCAGGTGGACGCGGCCACGGGCCGCCCGCTCGTGGACGTGATCGTGGACGAGGCCGGGCAGAAGGGCACCGGCCGCTGGACCGCGATCTCGGGTCTCGACGTCGGCTCCCCGGTGGCCGCGATCGCCGAGTCGGTCTTCGCCCGATCGCTGTCCTCCCAGCGCGCGGTGCGCGAGGTCGCCCGTGAGACCCTCGCGGCCGGCGTCGACGAGGAGGCGCAGCGCGCCCCGCAGGACACGGACACGTTCGTGGAGGACGTGCGCCAGGCGCTGTTCGCCTCCAAGCTCGTGGCCTACGCGCAGGGCATGGACATGCTCGCCGCCGCCGCCGAGGAGTACGGCTGGTCGCTGGACCTGGGCACCATCGCCTCGCTGTGGCGGGACGGCTGCATCATCCGCGCCGACCTGCTCGACGTGATCATGCAGGCCTTCGGCGGCCGCGACACCTCCCGCCACCCGGCGCCGGGCACCCGCGCCCCCGGCCAGCCGCTCAACCTGCTCTTCGCCCCCGAGTTCGCCCAGGCGATCGCCGAGGCTCTGCCGGCCTGGCGCCGCGTCGTGGGCACCGCCGTCGCCGCGGGCGTGCCGGTCCCGGTGTTCTCCTCGGCCCTGGCGTACTACGACGGCCTGCGGGCCGACCGCCTGCCGGCCGCCCTCGTGCAGGGCCAGCGCGACTACTTCGGCGCCCACACCTACCTGCGCGTCGACCGCGAGGGCTCGTTCCACACGCTGTGGTCCGGCGACCGCACCGAGGTCGACGGCGAGGGCGTGCCCGTGGTCATGCCGCAGCCGACCGAGGGCGACCCCACGCAGGACTGA
- a CDS encoding dihydrodipicolinate synthase family protein — protein sequence MEFTGLNAYLLTPLRDGRPDPGALERLAGRAVHAGVDAVAVLGSTGVGAYLGGADRAETVRRAVAAAGPVPVLAGVSALRTEDAVRHAEDAAAAGAAGLLLSAMTYQPLTEDEVVGLFADVGAATGLPVVLYDNPTTTHVAMTERMYTRVAAAAPVHDVKIPGRSEDDEAATRARVGRIRAALPPGTGVGISGDAVATAGLLAGCDAWHSVLGGTLPRTAASLTRDAVAADEALRDRARDATARLEPLWAMMRAHGSLRVMAAVAAHLGLADVDCLPRPLWPLAAGERGRCATIVTELGLD from the coding sequence ATGGAGTTCACCGGACTGAACGCGTACCTGCTGACCCCGCTGCGGGACGGGCGGCCCGATCCGGGCGCCCTCGAACGGCTGGCCGGCCGGGCCGTCCACGCAGGCGTCGACGCCGTCGCCGTGCTGGGCTCGACCGGGGTGGGGGCGTACCTGGGCGGGGCGGACCGGGCGGAGACCGTCCGGCGGGCCGTTGCCGCGGCCGGCCCCGTCCCGGTGCTGGCGGGTGTCTCCGCGCTGCGGACCGAGGACGCCGTCCGGCACGCCGAGGACGCCGCCGCGGCGGGCGCAGCGGGGCTGCTGCTGTCCGCGATGACCTACCAGCCGCTCACGGAGGACGAGGTCGTCGGCCTGTTCGCCGACGTCGGGGCGGCCACCGGCCTGCCGGTCGTCCTCTACGACAACCCGACCACGACGCACGTGGCCATGACCGAGCGCATGTACACCCGCGTGGCCGCCGCCGCGCCCGTGCACGACGTGAAGATCCCCGGCCGATCCGAGGACGACGAGGCCGCGACCCGGGCGCGCGTCGGCCGGATCCGGGCCGCGCTGCCGCCGGGGACGGGCGTGGGCATCTCCGGGGACGCGGTCGCGACCGCCGGCCTGCTCGCCGGGTGCGACGCCTGGCACTCCGTCCTCGGCGGGACTCTGCCCCGCACCGCCGCCTCCCTGACCCGTGACGCGGTGGCCGCGGACGAGGCGCTGCGCGACCGGGCCCGCGACGCGACGGCCCGCCTCGAGCCGCTGTGGGCGATGATGCGCGCGCACGGGTCCCTGCGGGTGATGGCCGCCGTCGCCGCCCACCTCGGCCTCGCGGACGTGGACTGCCTGCCGCGTCCGCTGTGGCCGCTGGCGGCGGGGGAGCGTGGCCGGTGCGCCACGATCGTGACGGAGCTGGGCCTGGACTGA
- the epsC gene encoding serine O-acetyltransferase EpsC, with the protein MGLFSRIKEDIATVRSHDPAARGDLEVALVYSGLHAVWAYRVAHRMWRHDRLKMPARVLSQVTRAATGIEIHPGASIGRRFFIDHGMGVVIGETAEIGDDVMLYHGVTLGGRSLAKVKRHPTLRDGVVVGAGAKILGPVEIGEGTAVGANAVVVKDTPADAIATGVPATVRPRKGPSEGKPLVDPAEYVDPALWI; encoded by the coding sequence GTGGGACTGTTCTCCCGCATCAAGGAAGACATCGCGACCGTCCGCAGCCATGACCCGGCGGCGCGCGGTGACCTCGAGGTGGCCCTCGTCTACTCGGGTCTGCACGCCGTGTGGGCGTACCGCGTCGCGCACCGGATGTGGCGGCATGACCGGCTGAAGATGCCCGCCCGCGTGCTCTCGCAGGTCACGCGGGCGGCCACGGGCATCGAGATCCACCCCGGCGCGTCGATCGGTCGTCGGTTCTTCATCGACCACGGCATGGGTGTCGTGATCGGCGAGACCGCGGAGATCGGCGACGACGTGATGCTGTACCACGGGGTCACCCTCGGCGGCCGCTCCCTGGCCAAGGTGAAGCGGCACCCCACGCTGCGCGACGGCGTCGTGGTGGGGGCCGGCGCCAAGATCCTCGGACCCGTCGAGATCGGGGAGGGAACGGCGGTGGGCGCCAACGCCGTCGTCGTGAAGGACACCCCCGCCGACGCGATCGCCACCGGCGTGCCGGCCACCGTCCGACCGCGCAAGGGCCCGTCCGAGGGCAAGCCGCTCGTGGACCCCGCGGAGTACGTGGACCCGGCCCTCTGGATCTGA
- the msrA gene encoding peptide-methionine (S)-S-oxide reductase MsrA, with protein sequence MTDSPRTEPLGASGAPADVRELTLAGGCFWCLDAVYRRVRGVLAVESGYTGGDDPAPSYESVCTGTTGHAEAVRVRFDAAVVPPEVIMDLFFTGHDPTSLNRQGADVGTQYRSAVFAHDEAEARFFADEIARAQANYDSPIVTRVEPASAWHPAEDIHQDFYARRRSNGYCRVVIDPKLAKVRRNYSAWLVDA encoded by the coding sequence ATGACCGACTCCCCCCGTACCGAGCCCCTCGGCGCCTCCGGCGCGCCCGCCGACGTCCGCGAGCTGACGCTCGCCGGCGGCTGCTTCTGGTGCCTCGACGCCGTCTACCGTCGCGTGCGGGGCGTGCTCGCCGTCGAGTCCGGCTACACCGGAGGCGACGACCCCGCCCCGAGCTACGAGTCCGTGTGCACCGGGACCACCGGCCACGCCGAAGCGGTCCGTGTGCGCTTCGACGCCGCCGTCGTGCCGCCCGAGGTGATCATGGACCTGTTCTTCACCGGCCACGACCCCACGTCGTTGAACCGCCAGGGGGCCGACGTCGGCACCCAGTACCGCTCGGCCGTCTTCGCCCACGACGAGGCCGAGGCCCGGTTCTTCGCGGACGAGATCGCCCGGGCGCAGGCGAACTATGACAGCCCCATCGTCACACGCGTCGAGCCGGCGTCCGCGTGGCACCCGGCCGAGGACATTCACCAGGACTTCTATGCGCGGCGCCGTTCCAATGGATACTGCCGTGTGGTCATCGATCCGAAGCTCGCGAAGGTGCGCCGGAACTACTCCGCGTGGCTCGTGGACGCCTGA
- a CDS encoding YaaA family protein gives MLILLPPSEGKTAPRSGAPLDLDALALADDAAVTGARADLLTRLAAVSAAPDALAALGVGASLTGEVEANTRLAVAPAAPGHRVFTGVLFDALDHASLSAAAKRRARASVLVFSALFGATALADRIPAFRLPVGAKLPGLPGLAAHWRPVLTPALDALAARDGGPVVDCRSGGYAAQWRAPAERTLAVDVFQLRDGERTVVSHFAKHTRGLVARALLEAGARETSTLERVADVVARAGDGHGWEVELARPSGAKPGALRVILPEG, from the coding sequence GTGCTGATCCTGCTGCCGCCCTCCGAGGGCAAGACCGCGCCCCGCTCCGGGGCCCCGCTCGACCTCGATGCCCTCGCGTTGGCCGATGACGCCGCGGTGACGGGCGCCCGCGCGGACCTGCTCACGCGGCTCGCCGCGGTCTCGGCCGCCCCGGATGCCCTGGCGGCTCTCGGCGTCGGGGCGTCGCTCACCGGCGAGGTCGAGGCGAACACGCGCCTGGCCGTCGCCCCCGCCGCGCCCGGTCACCGGGTGTTCACGGGCGTGCTCTTCGATGCGCTCGACCACGCCTCCCTGTCCGCGGCGGCGAAGCGCCGCGCCCGCGCGTCCGTGCTGGTCTTCTCCGCGCTGTTCGGCGCCACCGCGCTGGCGGACCGGATCCCCGCCTTCCGGCTGCCCGTCGGCGCGAAGCTGCCGGGGCTGCCCGGGCTGGCCGCGCACTGGCGCCCCGTCCTGACCCCCGCCCTCGACGCGCTCGCCGCACGGGACGGCGGGCCCGTCGTCGACTGCCGCTCCGGCGGCTACGCGGCCCAGTGGCGGGCACCGGCGGAGCGGACCCTCGCGGTCGACGTGTTCCAGCTGCGCGACGGCGAGCGGACCGTCGTCTCGCACTTCGCCAAGCACACCCGCGGCCTCGTGGCCCGCGCGCTGCTGGAGGCGGGGGCGCGGGAGACCTCGACGCTGGAGCGCGTCGCGGACGTGGTCGCGCGGGCCGGGGACGGCCACGGCTGGGAGGTCGAGCTGGCCCGGCCGTCCGGCGCGAAGCCCGGCGCGCTGCGGGTGATCCTGCCCGAGGGGTGA
- a CDS encoding zinc ribbon domain-containing protein, translating into MSEVTAPPAVQARLLELQELDTALDQARAAVRRLKADPEHARLRARAQEFEEALPGLQDAARTADRAGAEATEKAAATRARRDRTRERLETGQGGPKELQAMQHEDDTLTALLDDHEAAALEAMEAADAAESRLAKGHAALERARAEVEARAAEVRREGQAVTQRGRDLTQRRAALAAEFPASLLALYEQARERNGGIGAARLVGNRSAAAGTELSPAEVARIRALPPAAVARCPESGAILIRD; encoded by the coding sequence ATGAGTGAGGTCACCGCACCGCCGGCCGTCCAGGCCCGGCTGCTGGAGCTCCAGGAGCTCGACACGGCCCTGGACCAGGCCCGCGCCGCCGTCCGTCGGCTCAAGGCGGACCCGGAGCACGCCCGGCTGCGCGCCCGCGCGCAGGAGTTCGAGGAGGCGCTGCCCGGTCTGCAGGACGCCGCCCGCACCGCCGACCGGGCGGGAGCCGAGGCCACCGAGAAGGCCGCCGCCACCCGCGCCCGTCGGGACCGGACCCGGGAGCGGCTCGAAACGGGCCAGGGCGGGCCCAAGGAGCTGCAGGCCATGCAGCACGAGGACGACACGCTCACCGCACTGCTCGACGACCACGAGGCCGCGGCCCTCGAGGCCATGGAGGCCGCCGACGCCGCCGAGTCCCGGCTCGCGAAGGGCCACGCCGCCCTGGAGCGGGCGCGGGCCGAGGTCGAGGCCCGCGCGGCGGAGGTGCGCCGCGAGGGGCAGGCCGTGACCCAGCGTGGCCGGGACCTCACCCAGCGCCGGGCGGCGTTGGCCGCGGAGTTCCCCGCGTCGTTGCTGGCCCTGTACGAGCAGGCGCGGGAGCGCAACGGCGGCATCGGCGCGGCCCGGCTCGTCGGGAACCGGTCCGCGGCCGCGGGCACGGAGCTGTCGCCCGCGGAGGTCGCGCGCATCCGGGCCCTCCCGCCGGCCGCCGTCGCCCGCTGCCCCGAGTCCGGCGCCATCCTCATCCGGGACTGA
- a CDS encoding reverse transcriptase-like protein yields MSGRVLQVEADGGSRGNPGVAGYGALVRDPATGEILRTDAAPLGKASNNVAEYSGLVAGLRMARDLDPEARVHVLMDSKLVVEQMSGRWKIKHDDMRRLAAEARSVLPPERVSYEWIPRNRNKDADRLSNEAMDAGARGGQWDAGASEVPVAAPAKASTTSASAVAESGLEADADVRAVEADGPDAVASPEDATPAPAPTGRLHHVEIWVADLAAAEASLGWLFGELGYVPGEGWAEGRTYQGAGEYLVLEAGPDVAAGAHERTRPGLNHLAFRAGSRARVDELTAAARDRGFRLLFEDRHPHAGGPDHYAAYLETADGFEVELVAVED; encoded by the coding sequence GTGAGCGGACGAGTCCTGCAGGTGGAGGCCGACGGCGGGTCGCGGGGCAACCCCGGCGTCGCCGGCTACGGCGCCCTGGTGCGCGACCCGGCCACAGGCGAGATCCTCCGGACCGACGCCGCCCCGCTGGGGAAGGCGTCCAACAACGTGGCCGAGTACTCCGGGCTCGTGGCCGGGCTGCGGATGGCCCGGGACCTCGACCCGGAGGCCCGGGTGCACGTGCTGATGGACTCCAAGCTCGTGGTGGAGCAGATGTCCGGGCGGTGGAAGATCAAGCACGACGACATGCGGCGCCTCGCGGCCGAGGCCCGGTCCGTGCTGCCCCCCGAGCGCGTCAGCTACGAGTGGATCCCGCGCAACCGGAACAAGGACGCCGACCGCCTCTCCAACGAGGCCATGGACGCCGGCGCGCGGGGCGGGCAGTGGGACGCCGGCGCCTCAGAGGTGCCCGTTGCGGCTCCCGCGAAGGCGTCCACGACCTCCGCGTCGGCGGTGGCCGAGTCCGGCCTCGAGGCCGACGCGGACGTCCGGGCCGTGGAGGCGGACGGGCCCGACGCCGTCGCCTCGCCGGAGGATGCGACCCCGGCGCCCGCGCCCACGGGCCGGCTGCACCACGTGGAGATCTGGGTCGCCGACCTCGCGGCGGCCGAGGCGAGCCTCGGCTGGCTGTTCGGCGAGCTCGGCTACGTGCCGGGCGAGGGGTGGGCCGAGGGCCGGACGTACCAGGGGGCGGGGGAGTACCTCGTGCTCGAGGCCGGGCCCGACGTCGCCGCGGGCGCCCACGAGCGCACCCGCCCGGGCCTGAACCACCTGGCCTTCCGGGCCGGATCGCGCGCCCGCGTGGACGAGCTCACCGCCGCCGCGCGCGACCGGGGGTTCCGCCTGCTCTTCGAGGACCGCCACCCGCACGCCGGGGGACCGGACCACTACGCCGCCTACCTCGAGACCGCGGACGGCTTCGAGGTGGAGCTGGTGGCCGTCGAGGACTGA
- the def gene encoding peptide deformylase, with product MASIRPITVYGEPVLHRRAAEVEVIDDEIRELIEDMYVTQDAAHGVGLAASQVGVGLRIFTWTFPDSGDAPNVGHVINPVLTHLDKAPREDPHPDEHTEGCLSVPGLGFPLQRPTRVRLSGQRVDGEMFEFEAEGWFARIMQHEYDHLNGTLYVNRLEGKWQRRWKRAQRAERLNVPGVTWLPGTDEDPFGHDADDHADHEHGPDGDHGDDEA from the coding sequence ATGGCCTCTATCCGTCCCATCACCGTCTACGGCGAGCCCGTGCTGCACCGGCGCGCGGCCGAGGTGGAGGTGATCGACGACGAGATCCGCGAGCTGATCGAGGACATGTACGTGACGCAGGACGCCGCGCACGGCGTGGGCCTGGCCGCCTCGCAGGTCGGGGTCGGGCTGCGGATCTTCACGTGGACGTTCCCGGACTCCGGCGACGCGCCGAACGTGGGCCACGTGATCAACCCCGTGCTGACCCACCTGGACAAGGCCCCGCGGGAGGACCCGCATCCGGACGAGCACACCGAGGGCTGCCTCTCGGTGCCCGGGCTCGGCTTCCCCCTGCAGCGCCCGACCCGCGTGCGCCTGTCCGGCCAGCGCGTGGACGGGGAGATGTTCGAGTTCGAGGCCGAGGGCTGGTTCGCGCGCATCATGCAGCACGAGTACGACCACCTCAACGGCACCCTCTACGTCAACCGGCTCGAGGGCAAGTGGCAGCGGCGCTGGAAGCGCGCGCAGCGGGCCGAGCGACTGAACGTGCCCGGTGTGACGTGGCTGCCCGGTACCGACGAGGACCCCTTCGGCCACGACGCCGACGACCACGCGGACCACGAGCACGGCCCCGACGGTGACCACGGGGACGACGAGGCCTGA